One window of Papaver somniferum cultivar HN1 chromosome 9, ASM357369v1, whole genome shotgun sequence genomic DNA carries:
- the LOC113312490 gene encoding uncharacterized protein LOC113312490, whose product MQLSSPEILPLATTPMSLEVPVMGDGVISQVSGSNLILDPVVPPGFEGFPQSGSIGSPAAWSSLFDQKKESVISADMEFYSYPILDVKKNMDIPYEVFNDDIRQCEDKVIGAFVGRRLPFNWVRNAVNRAWKPKGNLQMTIHGESMFIFDFQSAEDRTRALEMGSMFISNRLFIIKPWSRKVEQEIAELKSLPVWMNFRNVPLFMWNNKGLSMIASYLVKPIQKMVHKWVQKKNTTSTDEEGWISKSKNGAKNININSTSYNVEGRIAKNGKRVRDPTETGSYTSEENVAFENNESVHPVMMDLSSNTVHVNLDNPVLNEVPIIQLREQGNLLINNKFILLHKMNEDSCLRVPDSNKENIQGNISVDAEISNEASSYGYRSHFQKKGALTPPALNLYPKIADLNKSARVETHVQTINKSRIKNNINPSWCFLDNDTNNCFGRIWVGWDPSIIQVNLLLDSYQALFLEVTSARLNFIVTVVYGDNYYLIRNYLWDMIVSFAASNSKPWVLIGDFNSILVPSHKIGGSPILPYHYDGFANCSQMSQIMDLSFTGCFYTWTNCQQDGAIIRSKLDRVMVNLEWIQLFQLSKAEFLLPGISDHSPAVVTICENRKHGPPLFRFYNYHSEEMYFLDVVRVSWTLSVRGNPMIKLVNKLKNVKVDLIKFRKSRFKTISEEVRLAKDNMDSAQLLLQTHPLDHNLARRERVYVAEYVKLAKYEECALKKQSRVKWLHLGDSNNSFFHNSLKERSSRNNMLFLYSGDNVKLTEDKDIAKECVDYFSNLFGGDQEESGHDDFTSLRFEACIKQDDLMISLNLLLERK is encoded by the exons ATGCAGCTTTCTTCTCCGGAAATACTCCCTCTAGCGACTACCCCCATGTCTCTAGAGGTTCCTGTTATGGGGGATGGTGTTATTTCACAAGTTTCTGGTAGTAATTTGATTCTCGATCCAGTTGTTCCTCCGGGTTTTGAAGGTTTCCCTCAGTCTGGCTCTATTGGATCTCCAGCTGCTTGGTCCTCTCTTTTCGATCAGAAGAAGGAATCGGTTATCTCTGCTGATATGGAGTTCTATTCTTACCCAATTCTTgatgtgaagaaaaatatggataTACCTTATGAGGTTTTTAATGATGATATTCGTCAATGTGAAGACAAAGTTATTGGAGCTTTTGTGGGTAGACGTTTGCCGTTTAATTGGGTGAGAAATGCTGTAAACCGTGCTTGGAAACCAAAAGGTAATCTTCAAATGACTATTCATGGTGAGAGTATgtttatttttgattttcaatCAGCTGAAGATAGAACTCGTGCTCTGGAAATGGGGTCTATGTTTATCTCTAATAGATTGTTCATTATCAAACCATGGTCTAGGAAGGTGGAACAAGAAATTGCTGAATTAAAATCTTTACCTGTATGGATGAATTTCAGGAATGTTCCTCTATTTATGTGGAACAATAAGGGTCTGAGCATGATTGCTAGTTATCTAG TTAAACCAATTCAGAAGATGGTGCACAAATGGGTTCAGAAGAAGAATACTACTTCTACAGATGAGGAGGGTTGGATTTCAAAATCTAAGAATGGTGCAAAGAATATTAATATAAATAGTACTTCTTATAATGTTGAAGGTAGGATTGCAAAGAATGGTAAGAGAGTTAGAGACCCTACAGAAACTGGATCCTATACTTCAGAAGAAAATGTGGCTTTTGAAAATAATGAAAGTGTTCATCCAGTTATGATGGACCTTAGCAGTAATACAGTGCATGTTAATTTAGATAATCCTGTTCTAAATGAAGTCCCCATTATTCAGTTAAGAGAACAAGGAAATCTTCTTATAAATAATAAGTTTATTCTACTTCATAAGATGAATGAAGATAGTTGCTTGAGAGTTCCTGATTCAAATAAGGAGAACATCCAAGGGAATATTTCAGTTGATGCTGaaatttcaaatgaagcttcTAGTTACGGTTATAGATCTCATTTTCAGAAGAAAGGAGCTCTTACACCACCAGCTTTAAACCTTTATCCAAAGATTGCAGACTTGAACAAGTCTGCTAGAG TTGAAACTCATGTTCAGACTATCAACAAATCaagaattaaaaataatataaatcctTCTTGGTGTTTTCTTGACAATGATACTAATAACTGTTTTGGAAGAATTTGGGTTGGCTGGGACCCAAGTATAATTCAAGTTAATCTGCTTCTGGATTCTTATCAAGCTTTATTTTTAGAAGTTACTTCTGCTAGGCTGAATTTCATTGTTACTGTTGTTTATGGAGATAATTATTATCTTATAAGGAATTATCTATGGGATATGATTGTTTCCTTTGCTGCCTCAAATAGCAAGCCTTGGgttcttattggcgatttcaacTCAATTCTTGTTCCTTCTCATAAAATTGGAGGTTCTCCCATTTTACCTTATCATTATGATGGTTTTGCTAATTGTAGCCAGATGTCTCAAATTATGGATCTCTCTTTTACTGGTTGTTTTTATACTTGGACTAATTGTCAGCAAGATGGTGCTATTATCAGATCAAAATTGGATAGAGTAATGGTGAACTTGGAGTGGATTCAACTGTTTCAACTGTCAAAAGCAGAGTTTCTCCTTCCAGGTATCTCTGATCACTCTCCTGCCGTTGTGACAATTTGTGAGAATAGAAAACATGGCCCTCCTCTTTTTAGGTTTTATAACTATCATTCTGAGGAAATGTATTTTCTGGATGTGGTTAGAGTGTCTTGGACCTTATCTGTGAGAGGCAACCCTATGATTAAATTGGTTAAtaagttgaagaatgtgaaggTAGATCTTATTAAATTCAGGAAGTCTAGGTTCAAAACTATATCTGAGGAAGTGAGACTGGCTAAAGATAATATGGATTCTGCTCAATTACTTCTTCAAACTCACCCTCTTGATCATAATTTGGCTAGAAGAGAGAGAGTTTATGTTGCTGAGTATGTAAAATTGGCTAAATATGAGGAATGTGCTCTTAAAAAACAATCTAGAGTTAAATGGTTACATTTGGGAGACTCTAATAATTCTTTCTTTCATAACTCTCTCAAAGAGAGGAGTTCTAGGAATAATATGCTTTTTCTCTATAGTGGTGATAATGTTAAACTTACTGAAGACAAAGATATTGCTAAAGAATGTGTTGATTATTTTTCTAATCTTTTTGGTGGTGATCAAGAGGAAAGTGGGCATGATGATTTTACTAGTTTAAGGTTTGAGGcttgtattaaacaagatgaTTTGATGATTTCATTAAACCTGTTACTAGAGAGGAAGTAG
- the LOC113310005 gene encoding phosphoribosylglycinamide formyltransferase, chloroplastic-like, with protein sequence MQTQSLTSQFPTISVKPVLQKIKDTSFVSFIRSPKFDHLKTHFHSTCVSQRVRAQQKLVCRNSVEKDVVCLPEEDSLVEVKRKKLAVFVSGGGSNFRSIHDAAVQGSLYGDIVVLVTNKHDCGGAEYARKNNIPVILFPQTSKVPDGLSSADLVTSLRGFEVDFVLLAGYLKLIPVELIRAYDRSILNIHPSLLPAFGGKGYYGMKVHKAVIASGARYSGPTVHYVDEHFDTGRILAQRVVPVLANDTAEELAARVLREEHQLYVEVTKALCEDRIIWREDGVPVIQNRENPKEYS encoded by the exons ATGCAGACCCAAAGTTTGACCTCTCAGTTTCCTACAATATCAGTAAAACCAGTactccaaaaaatcaaagatacTTCCTTTGTAAGTTTCATTAGATCTCCAAAATTTGATCATCTAAAAACTCATTTTCATTCTACATGTGTCTCCCAAAGGGTTAGAGCTCAACAGAAATTGGTGTGTAGAAACAGTGTTGAAAAGGATGTTGTTTGTCTTCCTGAAGAGGATTCCTTAGTTGAGGTTAAAAGAAAAAAGTTGGCTGTTTTTGTCTCTGGCGGAGGATCGAACTTTAGATCAATTCATGATGCAGCTGTTCAAGGATCGCTGTATGGAGATATTGTGGTTCTCGTTACCAATAAACATG ATTGTGGAGGTGCTGAATATGCAAGAAAGAATAACATCCCAGTTATTTTGTTCCCCCAAACCTCAAAAGTACCTGACGGACTATCATCTGCTGACCTTGTAACTTCTCTGAG GGGATTTGAGGTTGACTTTGTCCTTTTGGCCGGATATTTGAAGCTCATACCAGTTGAGTTGATTAGAGCCTACGACAGATCTATATTGAACATCCATCCATCGCTTCTTCCAGCATTCGGGGGCAAAGGCTACTATGGTATGAAAGTGCATAAAGCTGTAATCGCTTCAGGAGCCAG GTATTCAGGTCCTACTGTTCACTATGTCGACGAACATTTTGATACTGGTCGTATCCTTGCTCAAAGAGTTGTACCTGTTTTAGCAAATGACACAGCAGAGGAATTGGCTGCACGGGTTCTCCGTGAG GAACATCAATTGTACGTGGAGGTTACAAAGGCTCTATGTGAAGATAGGATAATTTGGAGAGAGGACGGTGTTCCAGTGATTCAAAACAGAGAAAATCCAAAAGAATACAGCTAG
- the LOC113310006 gene encoding mediator of RNA polymerase II transcription subunit 22a-like gives MNKGGVGLTGGCSGPTAAAAAAAAQKQKTLLQRVDTDITNIVDNVNHLVNVARVSDPPVRNSQEAFMMEMRGARMVQAADSLLKLVSELKQTTIFSGLASLNEHVEQKTAEFDQQAENTERMLFRIGEEAAGCLKELECHYYSSFQRIDQGER, from the exons ATGAACAAAGGTGGAGTAGGTCTCACTGGTGGATGCAGTGGGCCAACAGCAGCGGCGGCGGCAGCAGCAGCTCAGAAGCAGAAGACCCTGTTGCAAAGAGTCGACACCGACATAACCAATATTGTTGATAATGTCAATCACCTGGTTAACGTTGCAAGG GTAAGCGATCCACCAGTTAGGAATTCACAAGAAGCATTCATGATGGAGATGCGTGGAGCGAGAATG GTTCAGGCAGCAGATTCCCTGCTGAAGTTGGTGTCAGAGCTGAAGCAGACAACTATCTTTTCTGGGTTGGCATCTTTGAACGAGCATGTTGAGCAGAAGACTGCTGAATTTGACCAACAAGCCGAGAATACAGAGCGAATGTTGTTTAGAATTGGAGAGGAGGCAGCTGGTTGCCTGAAAGAGCTTGAGTGTCATTACTACTCTTCTTTCCAAAGGATTGACCAAGGCGAACGATGA
- the LOC113313349 gene encoding LOB domain-containing protein 15-like: MSREREIFEHEVRKKIKREADAASISDRMGRRPLLSPPGTLNTITPCAACKLLRRRCAQECPFSPYFSPHEPQKFASVHKVFGASNVSKMLMEVPENQRADAANSLVYEANVRLRDPVYGCMGAISALQQQVQSLQSELNVVRAEIIKYRYREVSSTLSHDINNHNSHHALISPSGVISVSPPPPPSSSVSVTNHDVPPPPPPPPPPSTHPDASSSSMYTTPPSSTTDYSSISNENVSYFG; encoded by the exons ATGTCCAGAGAAAG GGAGATATTTGAGCATGAggtaagaaagaaaataaagagaGAAGCAGATGCGGCTTCTATATCAGATCGAATGGGAAGGAGACCCTTATTAAGCCCTCCTGGTACCCTAAACACCATCACACCATGTGCTGCATGTAAGCTTCTTAGAAGAAGATGTGCACAAGAATGCCCTTTCTCTCCTTATTTCTCACCTCATGAACCTCAAAAATTTGCTTCTGTTCACAAAGTTTTTGGTGCTAGCAATGTCTCCAAGATGTTAATG GAGGTGCCAGAGAATCAAAGAGCAGATGCAGCAAATAGTCTTGTTTATGAAGCAAATGTTAGACTAAGGGATCCGGTGTACGGTTGCATGGGAGCAATTTCAGCTTTGCAGCAACAAGTTCAGTCTTTACAATCAGAACTTAATGTAGTAAGGGCTGAGATAATCAAGTATAGATATAGAGAAGTTAGTAGTACTCTTTCTCATGATATCAATAATCACAATTCACATCATGCTTTAATTTCGCCATCCGGTGTTATATCcgtatctccaccaccaccaccatcttcatctgtCTCCGTAACAAACCATGACGTACCTcctcccccaccaccaccacctccaccttctACACATCCCGATGCTTCTTCTTCGTCCATGTATACGACCCCTCCTTCTAGCACAACTGATTATAGCTCAATTTCTAATGAAAATGTCTCATATTTTGGCTAA